A window of Burkholderiales bacterium contains these coding sequences:
- a CDS encoding 30S ribosomal protein THX, with the protein MGKGDLRTRRGKIFNGSYGVSRPHKAKKKAPQTVPSATKRK; encoded by the coding sequence ATGGGCAAAGGCGATCTGCGCACGCGGCGCGGCAAGATTTTCAACGGCTCCTATGGCGTGAGCCGGCCGCACAAGGCGAAAAAGAAAGCGCCGCAGACTGTTCCCTCCGCCACCAAGCGCAAGTGA
- the moaA gene encoding GTP 3',8-cyclase MoaA, translating to MNALTDRFGRRIEYLRLSVTDRCDLRCTYCMPEGFRDFEEPEHWLTFDEIERLIGAFASLGLKRVRLTGGEPLLRRHLPELAARLSRLPGIEDLSLSTNATQLAKHAHALRAAGVRRLNVSLDSLRPERLARIAGRDVLGRILAGLEAAQAAGFSPIKINMVAMRGVNDDEIDDMVAFCMARGFILRLIETMPMGETGRNAQYLDLQPVKAALKARFGLIEGNLPGGGPARYLQSPDGRFSVGFITPISQHFCATCNRVRLAVDGTLYLCLGQDERFEFRPLLRRGADEETLRAAILEAIALKPDYVEALSNRGVVLRQLGRHNEALEAYERALTIKPDYEQAQKNRNNLLADMKRH from the coding sequence ATGAATGCCCTTACCGACCGTTTCGGCCGCCGCATCGAATACCTGCGCCTTTCGGTGACGGATCGCTGCGATCTGCGCTGCACCTATTGCATGCCGGAGGGTTTCCGCGACTTCGAGGAGCCGGAACACTGGCTCACCTTCGATGAGATCGAGCGGCTCATCGGTGCCTTCGCCAGCCTGGGGCTGAAGCGGGTGCGCCTGACCGGAGGCGAGCCGCTTCTGCGCCGTCATCTGCCGGAGCTCGCCGCGCGCCTTTCGCGCCTGCCGGGCATCGAGGACCTTTCCCTGAGCACCAACGCCACCCAGCTTGCCAAGCACGCCCATGCCCTGCGCGCGGCAGGCGTGCGTCGCCTCAACGTGAGCCTGGATTCCCTGCGCCCGGAGCGCCTTGCCCGCATTGCCGGCCGCGACGTGCTGGGACGCATCCTCGCCGGGCTGGAGGCGGCGCAGGCGGCGGGATTCTCCCCCATCAAGATCAACATGGTGGCCATGCGCGGCGTCAATGACGACGAGATCGATGACATGGTCGCCTTCTGCATGGCGCGGGGTTTCATCCTGCGTCTCATCGAAACCATGCCCATGGGGGAGACGGGGCGCAATGCCCAGTATCTCGATCTGCAGCCGGTGAAAGCCGCCCTCAAGGCGCGCTTCGGCCTTATCGAGGGGAACCTGCCCGGCGGCGGGCCCGCCCGTTACCTGCAAAGCCCCGACGGCCGCTTCAGTGTGGGTTTCATCACGCCCATCTCCCAGCATTTCTGCGCCACCTGCAACCGGGTGCGCCTCGCCGTGGACGGCACGCTCTATCTGTGTCTGGGACAGGACGAACGTTTCGAATTCCGTCCTCTGCTGCGGCGGGGTGCCGATGAGGAAACCCTGCGCGCGGCGATCCTTGAAGCCATCGCGCTCAAGCCGGACTATGTCGAGGCTTTAAGCAACCGCGGCGTGGTGCTGCGTCAGCTCGGTCGCCATAACGAGGCGCTGGAAGCTTACGAACGCGCGCTCACCATCAAACCCGACTACGAGCAGGCGCAAAAGAATCGCAACAATCTTTTGGCTGACATGAAACGGCATTGA